The region CGTTGAACAGAGCATCGGGCTTGGTTCCAGCTCCCTCCTTCAAGCACTTAGGGAAGCAATTTCGCAACGAGATCTCGCAAAGGGGCTGAAAACTCTAAATAACCTGACAAAGCAAGGCACAGACTTGTCGCAATGCTTGGATCAACTGATCGGTTATTTCCGGGATTTACGGCTTTTAGCAATCGACAATAGCCTCAGTGAACAGGTTCAGAGTCCCAAGTCAGATATCGCGATACTCAAGCAGCAGGCAGAACAGATGTCGGTGGGCAGGTTGTCACGGATTATCAAAATTTTGATGCACACCAATCAAGACATCAAACAGTATGGTTATCCACAACTTCAATTAGAGACGGCACTCATCCAACTCAACTCGCTTGAAGAGGGCATACCTCTTGAGGAAATAATCGGTAAATTATCGGCATTAGAGCAAAAATTCGATTCAGCAGGACTTTCAGCCGTCAGTAATCACCCGTCAGTAATCACCCGTCCTCAATCGCCCGTTAGCGGAATGACAGCCAATAGTCAACAGTCAACCGAAGCACCCCATCGCGATACACGTGATTCGGTTCTTACTGCTGAGCATTCCGAAGTTATCAATGCGCCTGCCGATCACCGAGAGCGGAGCGACCTGCCAACTGACAGTGGGCGAAGTGAACGCCCTGACAGTCATCCTAATGTTTCACGCGGGATTAGAGACCTTGCCGACCTCCCTTCATTTTGGAATGAAGTAAAATCAAAACTCCCTATGAAATTCATACATGCATTACCAGAGGGATCTGTCCCTACTGTGAACGGCACAAACACAATCGAAATTGCCTGTTCACCCTCCAACGTTTTTATGATAACGGAAGCAGACAAAAACACTGTAGCCGATATCATAAAACAGGAAATCGGCAAACCTGTGAAAATCGAATTGGTTGCTTCGGATATAGTGTCAGAATCGGTGGTGTCCGAGGATGAACCAGAACAAGAAGAACGAAAAACACCACTTATGCGTAGAGTTGAAGCCCAAGATGATCCACAACTTAAAACCGCTCTTGATCTTTTTGAAGCAACAGTTGTCGAAACCCAATGACCGCTCCTTTTTGAAGGTGAGTAAGGAGGTGTTAGGATTGTCAAAACCTCTTTTTTTTTTATAAGACAAGAAACCAAGCCTGAAATGAAATGGAAGGGTTTTGCTTGGGCGTTTTTGACTCTACGGAGATAATGATGAATGTTCTAACCCACTCTATCGAACCGCAAGGAAAATTAAAAATATGAAGATGAACGACTTGATGAAACAAGCACAGCAGATGCAAAAGCGAATGCTTGAAATTCGAGAGGAACTCGCAAATCGCACCGTTGAAGCAACCGTCGGTGGTGGCATGGTAACCGCTGTTGTTAATGGACAGCAGGAAATCGTATCACTCCGGATCACACCGGAGGTTGTTGACCCGGAAGATACAGAAATGCTTGAAGACCTTATCGTGGCTGCAGTCAATGAAGCTTTGCAACAATCGCAAGAAATGATGTCGGCAGAAATGAGCAAATTGACCGGTGGCATTAAAATCCCAGGACTCCCGTAGTTTTTTATAGTAAATCCAAAAAATAAATGGACATTCGCCTCTCCCGCGGTAGGTGTGGTTTCCCAACTGCACCAGTGTGGAGTGTTCAATTAATTCTAAACTTTACTATAGGTGAGTGGACCCTCTGACTGCCTTTCATTACGCTTCAGATGGGCTTGCCAAGAACGCTCAAATCCTTTGTCGTGTATAGTTATTAGAGAAACCATTGCGGAGCTTAGTGGAGCAATGAGAGTTAGACCATAATTAGAAAAATGCAAGAATACCCGAAACCGCTGGCGAAGCTCATTACAGAGCTCCAAAAGCTGCCAACGATCGGTCAGAAGACAGCGCAACGCTTGGCATTTTTTATGCTAAAGTTACCTGATCCTGAGACTGCCCAAATTGCTGAAGCCATCGCACAGGTAAAACAACACCTATCCTACTGCGATATATGTGGCACTATTACAGACACAAATCCGTGCTATATCTGTACAAATCCGCGCCGTGATCGGCAGGTAATTTGCGTCGTAGAAGAATCTGATGATCTTTGGGCAATTGAAAGAACCAACGGTTATAAGGGACTCTATCACGTACTGGGTGGAGTTCTTTCACCATTGGATGGGACGGGTCCCGACGAACTCGGAATCAATACCCTTTTTCAACGAATTCGGGACGCCACTGTAGACGGAGAACCCGTCCGCGAAGTGATCCTTGCTACCAATTGGACAACGGAAGGACAAGCAACAGCACTCTACCTTACACAACATTTGGAAACTTTTGAAGTCGCTGTCACTCGAATTGCTTACGGTATTCCCGTTGGAGGCGATTTGGAGTACATTGATGAGGTAACACTCGCAAAAGCACTTGAAGGCAGACGGAAAGCTTAGATGGAAAAGCAGTGGCTCGTCGCACTTTTAGTTAGTCTATATTGCGGTGTATTTGGTGTCGCATGTGCGGAGCCAGATTCAGACAACCGAAATATAGGACAAAGAAACTCGACTCGCGATCGCGTCAGTACGGCGCGCGAAGCGAACGCTGCTTTTGACGCACAGCGCGCCTTTGACATGTTAGAGAAACAATGTGCTTTCGGACCGCGTCCCCCCGGTTCGGTTGCACATCGCGAAACGCGGGATTTTCTATTCACAGAACTTCAGAAATATGCAAACAGCGTGGCCCTTCAACCCCATCAGTATCAGACAAAAACGGAGACCACGCTTCATCTAAATAATATCTTGGCAGAATTTGGACCGCCAGCTGGTGGTGAGACACTTTTGCTCGCAGCACATTGGGATACCCGTCCTTTCGCTGACCGGGACCCGAAGATAGAAAATCGGGATAAACCGATCCTCGGTGCTAACGATGGTGCCTCCGGTGTTGCTGTACTCCTCGAAATCGCAAGAGTGCTCAAGGAACACCCGCCACCACGCAGAGTTGTTATCGTTCTTTTCGACGGCGAGGATTACGGTAGATCAGTTGAGGATATGTTTATCGGCTCTCGGTTTTTCGCTCGAAATTTGGGAAAATGGAGACCGGACTATGGAATTCTGTTGGACATGATCGGAGACAAGGATTTGGCACTTCCGATTGAACGCTATTCTTGGAATGCAAATCGGGGCTTCGCAGAGTCAATCTGGCATCGCGCAGCAACGCTCGGTTTAGTGCCGTTTCAATCCCGTTTAGGGGACGCGATCTTGGACGATCACGTCCCGTTAATCGAGGTGGGCATTCCAATGGTAAATATTATCGACTTTACTTACCCCTATTGGCATACAGTAGAAGATACAGTCGATAAATGCAGTCCAAAGAGCCTTGAAATTGTCGCAACACTTGTTATCAGTATCATTTACGATGGACTCTAATGAGCCATCAGCCATCAGTTGTCAGCAAGAGGGGTTGTTAAACGAAGATCTCTTTGCCGGTTGCTGATAACCGATGGTTTCCGACAAACAGTAAAAAATGAATACGTATCAAAAAAAATATGATGTTATCGTAGTCGGAGCAGGGCACGCGGGTTGTGAAGCCGCACTTGCTGCCGCACGCATGGGCTGCGAAACACTCATCGTCACTATCAATCTCGACACCATAGCGAAAATGTCTTGCAATCCTGCTATTGGAGGGCTTGCTAAAGGGCATCTCGTTAAGGAGATAGACGCGCTCGGCGGTGAGATGGCAAAAAACATTGACAAGACCGGAATCCAATTCCGCCGTTTAAATACCAAAAAGGGACCCGCAGTTCGATCAAGCCGCGCACAAGCCGATAAAAAGGCATATCAAGATGAGATGAAACGGGTCCTTGAAGCACAGGAACGGCTCGACATCAAACAAGTGTTAGTTGAGGAACTACTCGTCGAAAATGGTCGATGCATTGGAATCCTGAGCCAGACAAAAACCGCTTATTTCGGAGAGACTGTGATTCTGACGACAGGCACTTTCCTGAAAGGCACAATCCATATCGGTGATGTATCATATAGCGCAGGTAGAGCGGGCGAGTCTTCCGCAGAGAAACTCTCAGACAGTTTTTTAAGTCTTGGGTTTGAGATTGGTCGGCTCAAAACTGGCACTCCGCCACGTGTCAACGCTCAAACGGTTAATTTCAGCGAAATGGAAATTCAGCCGGGTGATGACGATCCTCTTCCATTCTCATTTTTAACTGAACGGATTACACAACCTCAACTCCCGTGTTACCTGACTTACACGAATCCGCAAACACACAACGTGATCCGTGAGAACCTCCACCGATCCGCGATGTACAGCGGTCGGATTGTCGGCATCGGTCCCCGTTACTGCCCGTCAATCGAGGATAAGGTTGTCCGTTTTGCAGAGAAGACGGAACATCAAGTCTTTGTGGAACCTGAGGGACGAGATACCGACGAAATCTACCTCAACGGTGTTTCTGCGAGCCTACCTGAAGATGTACAGGTAGAGATGGTTCATAGCATCAAAGGCTTAGAGCGTGCTGAGATTATGCGCTTCGGATACGCTGTTGAATATGATTTCGCGCCGGCAACGCAACTGCAGCCAACGCTTGAGACAAAGCAGGTGCCAAGGCTCTATTTCGCCGGACAACTCAATGGAACTACGGGCTACGAGGAAGCCGCTGCACAGGGGCTTATGGCAGGGATTAACGCCGCTTTAAAGGTAAAAGGTGAAAACGCTCTTGTCCTCGACAGATCCCAAGCTTACATAGCAGTACTTATTGACGATTTGGTTACCTTGGACATCCGAGAACCCTACCGGATGTTCACATCGCGTGCCGAATACAGGTTAGCACTGCGAGAGGACAACGCAGATTTGCGGCTTACCGAAATTGGTAGGCAGATCGGTCTCGTTGATGATAACAGGTATCACCAGTTCGAAAAGAAGGCTGCCGCTATTGAAACAGAATTGGGACGTTTACAGGAGACTCTTCTCAAACCGACACCTGCGACTCTGGATAGTTTGGCGACTATTCTTGAGACGGGTGAATTGAAGCAACCTACATCTTTGGCAGAACTGTTGAAACGCCCGGAACTGCATTATGAACAGATAACTAAGATCGTGCCTCCCTCTGAAAACCTGTCTCCCGCTGTGACTGAACAGGTGGAAATCCAGATAAAGTATGACGGATATATTCAAAGACAACAAAGACAGATTCATCAATTCAAAAAATTGGAAAATTTCCGAATCCCCGATGCATTCGACTATACCAACGTTCAGGGGTTAAAGACAGAAGCGCGTGAGAAGTTGGCAAGGATCCGGCCCGCCTCCATCGGACAAGCATCACGCTTACCTGGTGTATCGCCAGCGGACATATCGATCTTGACGGTCATTCTTCATCAACAGAACGTAAAACAGCGGTCAGCATTGTCCCGCAGGTCTCCCACACGCGGCTTGCGGCGCAGTTAGCAAGAGGCGGAGCGGGCACCCAAAAACCTCTTTACTGAAAGCCGAGGACTGATGGTTTCCGATAGCCAATATGAGGCATCGCAATTGGTGAGGTACGAGCACGACTTAAAAGAGACGTTCAATCATTACGGATTTCCCTTAACTGAACGTCAGGTGACACAATTCAATCTATATCGCACTGAATTACTACGGTGGAATGAACGCATTAACCTGACTGCGATCACAGATGACGATGAGATTGTTCATAAACATTTCCTGGATTCGCTAAGTGTCTTGGAGCATATCTCATTGAGAAGTGGTGATTCTGTGGTTGATATTGGGACGGGTGCCGGATTTCCGGGAATCGTATTAAAAATCTACATGCCTGATATCCGGTTAACACTGATTGAATCATCGAAAAAGAAGGTGAGTTTCCTAAAATTTATAGTCGCCCAATTGAATCGGCATCAGTCGGTAAACGCGCATCAGAGCGGAGACGTTAAAATACTTGCAGAACGTGCGGAAATTTGTGCGCAACAGCAGAAACACATTGGCGCATACGATTGGGTTTTCACCCGTTACGTCGCACCGATTCGAGACTCGGCGGCGTACTGCATACCGCTCCTGAAACTGACAGGAAAGTGGGTGGCTTATAAGTCCGGCGATGAAACTATTGAGAACGAGATTAGCAATAGTTCGGCGTGTCTTGAGGCACTCGGCGGAATTGTCGAAACTGTCTTAAAAAATCCAAAATTTAATCGAAATTATGTTGTGATACACCGCGGCAATCTACAATAATGACAAGTTAGTGCCCCGCGTAGTCTTCGCACGCTACAAACTAAGCGCATCGTCGTAAGGTGGCTTATGCTGTAGCAGATTAGGCGAGGTTCCAAAAATACAACGCCTAAATAGAAATACTAAGGAAAAGACCTATGAATTTTGAGACAACAATTGGGAAGCAAAATATTTCCATCCTTCATATAGATGGAAAAATTCTTGGAACTGCATCTGACACGTTCCGTAAAGAAATGAGCGAACAACTTCAAACTGGACACGATAAATTGGTGGTTAATTTAATGAATGTACCCTTGATTGATAGCAGCGCGTTAGGGGCAATTGTGGTCACTTTGAAGTCCTGTCAGCAATCGGGTGGAAAGTTAGTGTTACTCAGCCCTCAAAAAGCCGTTAGAGAAGTTTTGGAGGTAACGAAACTCAACACCGTCATTGAGATTTATGATACGGAGGAAGGCGCGTGCAATGCCTTTTAATTATACCTTCGGAGTAACGACGTGCGTTTGGACTTTGACGTGTGTTCCTCAAATCTGAAGAAACGCCCAAGCAAAAACCCCTCCATTACATTACGGACTATGCGCTCTTTAAACGAGCGCGTAGCCTGCAACAGCGGTGCAGGGTGTTTTTGATAGGGTATTTCTGCGTATTGCTTGGGCGTTTCCCCTAGATATACGGAAAGACACTTTATGCATCAAACCCACATGACCGAACCGCAAGGAATAATTAAAGAACCGCAAGGTAAATTAAAAAAACGTTCCCAGTTTAAAGTGGGGCTACGTGGTCAGCAGGTGGTTTTATTTCTCTTAGTCTCTCTGATGCCGTTGTTTGCTATTGCCTTAACCATCAAATTTTTAGGCGAAAACGCTCTGAAGGAGTCTGTTGGCGAAAATCTTGTTCTTCTGGCACAAGAAAAACTGGCACGAGCGGACAATGCTATCTCTGAAAAAATCGAAAAAATTCAAGCCGAGCTTCCAAACATCCAAGCAGCAGTTGTCTATTCAAACACTGCTAACGATAAACAGAGCGTATTTCTCAGTGTATGGGCACGATTGGAGGACAGTATTCGCCTGCTTGAGACATATGCAGGCTACAAAACTGAAGTAACCATCACAAATGCATTCGGGTACGTTTTACGCTCAAACAATCAACAGTTGGATTATGACACGACGAAAATGTTCCCACATCGAGTGCAGGATAGGGACTGGTGGAAAAGAGCCTATAACAACGGCATAGGTTATCCATTTGTGGGGGATGTCGTCTATGATGAAGTGCGAGGTGTACATTTTCTGCCAATTGCACTGCCAATACGTGCCTCTACCACAGGCTCCGGTACGCAGAAAAAAAATAACACGGTCGGCGTACTAAGAACATTTCTATTTTTGCCTGAGCTTACCAGTTTGGTTCAATCGCTGCCGGAATTGGCAGAAACATATACGATTCTAACGAGTTCATCTGGTAAAATCATTGTAGCTTCACCCCAAAGCGAGTATCGAATAGATAGTTACATTGAGATGAGCAATGCCGCAGAGGAGGCAATTATTGAAGCGAAAAAAGGCATTAATGGGAATTACTATGACTATGAACCCGATGGTGAGACAGACACTTTCGGTGAACCTCGCATCTATGGTTGGGCGCGAACGCGGGGAAACACCCAATCAAAAACACTCTCAAGTATGGAGCCGTGGAAGGTCCAACAAAACTTTAGCAACTGGATAGTCTTTGCTTCGCGTCCCATCTCATCGGCTTACGCTGGCGTTGGCAGACTGAATAGGTATATTTTTTATGTTACCATCGGGTCAAGTTGTATCGTTATATTAATTGCTTGGTGGGCTGCCCAGCGTATTGCCACACCGATATTGAAGGTCGCAGAAGCAGCGCGGAGCATCGGACAAGGTGAATTTGATAGCGAAATCACGGTTGATAGTGATGATGAAGTGGGTGTGCTTGCTGAAGAATTCAATGAGATGCGTCGAAACCTGAAAAATGCCGTCGATCGATTAACACAGGAAGAGAAAAAACTCACGGCTATTGTGGACAATCTCGGTGAAGGTTTGATTGTTGTTGAACCTACGGGGCGTGTGATCTACGTCAATCCTGTAGCCGAACGTTTACTGAATTTAGCGAATACCGCTGACTCCGAAAATTTTATCGCTGTTGATACAACGAACAGTACAATCTGCTGGACAAAAACATTGGAAAGCGGAGGGAACACAGAAACCGACAAAAGAACTGTTGATATGAAAATACTGTCCTCCTCTCGGCGTGAAGTGGCACAACACCCAACAGTCTTTACGAATGCCACAAGCGCATTCGTCGTCGAAGTGAATATTGATGGCAATCGACAGGACAGCTTGACTCTCAACTCGTCTTCGACGCTATCTAACAAGTCACGAGTTGATAGTCAAAATTCTCGAGTACTTCGCATCATAGCAAGCAATTTTTCCGATGAACATAATAACATTGTTGGCACCGTTTATGTCTTTGATGACATTACCAATGAACACGCAATAGAAAAAATGAAGTCGGAGTTCGTTTCACTTGTATCACATGAATTGCGGACACCACTGACATCCATCATCGGATTTATTTCGCTAATACTTGATGGAAAAACTGGTAAAATTAATCGGAAACAGCATGAAAGTTTGAGCCGAGCACATCGCCAGTCGAAACGGCTTGCCGCTCTTATTAACGACCTACTCGACATCTCCCGAATTGAAGCAGGACGCATCGAGATGAAACAGGAGCGGGTACAGATAGACAGAATCGCCAAACGGCGAATCGAGGAGCTCCGTCCACAAGCAGACCAGAAAGCCATCTTGCTGCTTTTTGAAGGGCAGCCGAATCTGCCACCTATGGTTGGGGATGCAGACCGGATTGGGCAAATTTTTATTAACCTCATCGGAAATGCCATCAAATTTACGCCAAATAGCGGGAAGGTGACAGTAAGGATATCGAAGTCTCAGCAGAATGGGAGCGCAACCGATGGGTTCCATGTTCAAGTCATTGATACGGGTCCAGGAATTCTGCCTGAAGATAGAGAAAAGGTGTTTGACAAATTCCGACAACTCGGAAGTGTCAGCGCACGAAAACCGCAAAGTGGCACTGGTTTGGGACTTTCGATTGCCGCTGGGATAGTTGAAGCGCACGGCGGACGATTATGGGTGGATAGCGGAGATAACGGCTGCGGATGCAACTTCCAGTTTTTTATGCCGTTGCAAAAAGGGAAAAATGGCTGAAACGATTTTAATTGTCGATGACGATCTTGACATCCTTGAATTGCTAAAAATGAATCTTGAACCGGAAGGTTACAACGTCCGAACAGCAAACGATGGTGAAAGTGCGGTGCAGAGCGCATGTGCGAACCCTCCGGATCTCATTCTTCTGGATGTCATGATGCCACAGAAAAGCGGCTTTGAGGTCATTGAAGAACTAAAAAACATCGAAGATACAAAAAACGTCCCGATCATTTTAGTAACTGCCCGTGGACAGACAGAAGATAAAGTTCTCGGTTTGGATACTGGCGCAGACGATTATATTACGAAACCGTTTGACCTTCGTGAGGTAACCGCACGCGTTGAAGCCGTCTTAGGCAGAACCCGTCCCATCAAATACATTAATCCGTTAATGCACGCGATGGGCGACAAGTTCAGCGAAGAAGGATTGCAACAACTCGCTGGACATCTTCAAGCTGCTGCCGCTATTCAAAATAAATTGTTACCGGAACAGGCACCAAGTCTTGAAGGATTTGATATCGCGACACTGCTCCAAAGTTCAACGTCCGTTTCCGGTGATTTCTATGACTTCATCCCGTTGAGTGAAACACAGATCGGACTCGTTCTCGGTGATGTAAAAGGCAACGGTATACCAGCAGCACTGTTGATGGTGATGATTCGGACAGCACTCCGCTTACTCTGTCATGAGGGAGATACCCCCGCATCAATCCTCAAACGGGTTAATGACTTAGTCGTCCGTGACACTGAAGCAGATTTGTTCGCAACGATGGTCTATGGTATATTGGATGTAGCAAATGCAACCTTCATGTATTCAAATGGAGGGCACTGTTATCCATTCCACTGGAAGGATACCGGCGAGATGGAGGTCCTAAAGACAGAGGGCATGTTGATAGGCGCATTTGAGGAGGCGAGGTTTTCAAGCGACGTCTGTTCTCTATCTCCGGGTGATATCCTCGTTTTCTATACGGATGGTATTACCGAAATGGAAACGGAAAACATTGAAAGGAGCGGTCAGCAGTCAGCGGTCAGCAATCAGCAAGCGGCAGTAGGTTCATCAGAAAACCTCTGTGCTGATAGCCGATTGCTGATTACTGATAGCCACTATGGTGCTGATAGACTTGCCGACTGTATTTCCAAAAATGCCGGATTGTCAGCATTAGAATTATGTGATGCGGTTGTTAACGATCTAACACTGTTTAGTGGAAGCACGAGTCCGCATGACGACAGGGCATTAATTGTTATCAAGCGAAATATTTAAATTAGGAGGGGTTCAGCTATGACAATAGCCGAACCCGTATAATATACTTTTGGTATAATCAATCATAATGATACCAGAGCATGCGAATAAAGGTATCAGTTAACAGTTTTCAGTTAAGAAGTTCCATTCAGCAACATCTGCTTCTTCTAACTGAAAACTATAAGAGAAGGAGTTTCAAACGTGGGCGAGAGAACTGAACAGGTTATTACGCTTTCTCTCCCAAGTTCAATGCAACATATCAATCTACTCGATGTCGTTGTCACTGAGATTCTGAAAGAAACAGATTTCACGGAGGACATCCAAGAGCAGGTTAACCATGTTGTCATTGAAGCGGGTATAAACGCGACCAAACACAGCAACAAAGAGGATCCGGAAAAACAAACGACTTTTCAGCTGATTCTTGCTGAGAACCAATTCAACATTACCACTGAGGACGAAGGTGAGGAATCTGAACCCAAGGAGACTGGAACTGGACAGGTTGTTAGACTTTCTCTCCCAAGTTCGATGAAACATGTTTATCTACTCGATGTCGTTGTCACTGAGATTCTGAAAGAAACAGATTTCATGGAGGACATCCAAGAGCAGATTAACCTTGCCGTCATTGAGGCGGGAACAAACGCTATCAAACACGGCAATAAAGAAAATCCATTTAAAAAAGCGACCATCGAATTCACGCTTGCCGAGGATAGACTTGAAATCGTCATCGAAGACGAAGGCGATGGATTCACACGTAAGGAGGTCGCAGATCCGCTTGACCCAGAAAACTTGCTCAAAAGCAGTGGTAGAGGCTTATTTTTGATGGAAGCTTGCATGGATTCTGTAACCTACGAAAATAACGGGACCATCATCAAAATGGTCAAATATCATTGAAGCCATCAGCGATCAGTAAAGCGTCGTTTGTCGCACGGAAGAATGTTTGCAACTGCCAGACGTTCCATTGATGGTTTCCGACGGCTGACGGCTGAAGGTTATTTATTACTAAAGGATTTCTATGCAAGTCAACCTTCGACACAAAGGTAGCATTACAATTTTAGATATTGAGGGAAGAGTTATTGGAGCAGATGCCTTAGCTCTCAAAGACATCATTAATCAGCAGATTCAGATAGCTGATAGCGAAGGCGAGCCTGGGGAAAAAGTCAATCTAATTTTGAACCTGGAACGGGTCCAGATGATGGATAGTTCCGGCTTAGGAGTACTTGTCGCCTCTCATACCGCCATCCTACGCAACGAAGGGAACATAGTCCTCTTGAATCTCGGCGGCAACGTCAGAAGTCTTATTGTCATGGCAAAATTGATGACAATTTTTGACTGCTATGACACGGAAGCAGAAGCGATAGCCGGAATCATACGGACTTAAAAAGATGGAAACACGTATATCCCAAGACCTTGAAGAAAACGTCAGTCTATGGCACAAATGCACCGGATGCCAAGAATTCGCTTTCAAAAACGAACTTGAACGCAACCTTTATGTCTGCTCATATTGTGGCGCACTGTTCCCTCTCCTCGCTGAAAAACGGCTTGAGTATTTACTTGATGACTTACCGACAACGGAAACTATATTCGCTAAGGAATCCGGGCTTATTGCTGAAGGAACCATTTCAGGACACCCAGCCTGTCTGTTCATCGCAGACATAGATGTGATCCCAGCGGAGCTGAATGCTTCCTTTTTTCTCACAGCGATTGAAAGTGCTTTACAAAAACAGATGCCATTGATTACGATTGTCGCTTGTCAACCGACTGGACCCCGAGCCGCTTTGGCGGAAACCACCTACTTGACAATGCAGATGGAGAAATTAGCGGGTACACCACTTCCGCATATAACTGTTTTAACTGAAACGGAAGTATATCCACTGGCGACATATCTCCCGGTCGGCGAACTGGTTATTGCAGAAGGCAAAGTCCCTAGAAAAAAATCAGCATCACCGAATTTACAACCTGCACTGCACGCCCCAGAAGAACAACTTCTGACACAGCCATCACCCTCCGAAAAGGACGTTGAACCTGACATAAGCGTCGATTGTTATATCCCTCGTGAGGAACTGCCAAGGACATTGGGATTATTTCTCAGATTCTTTGGTAGCAGTCAGTTGTCAGAAAAATAATTGTAGAGAAAGCCAATTGTTAAAAAAATCTGAAAACAGAGACAAGCGCATTTCCTTCGCCAACCAGAAATTTAAAGAAATTTTCGGTGGCGCATCCACATTTGTTGCATCAGCCCCCGGCAGAGTGAACCTCATCGGAGAGCATACAGATTACAATGACGGTTATGTATTTCCAGTGGCGATTGATAAATATATCAACATCGCTGCACGGAAGAGATCCGATGGATGGGTCAGGTTACATGCCTTGGATGTCAACGATTCCTACGAATTCTCTCTGGATACATCCCCTTCTATTCAGCAGGATGTACCAGCATGGAGCCATTATCTCATCGGGGTTGCGTCTCTTTTAGAAACATCAGGCAAAAAGGTATCTGGGATAGATGCCGTAATCACAGGCGACGTGCCGATTGGTGCTGGTTTGAGTTCTTCAGCTGCACTTTCAGTTTCAACCGCACTGACTTTCTTAACCGCCAGTTCTCCATCTGAGACTTCCGAAGGGGTACCACAATCAGAGATTGATAATAAGGAGCTCGCTGCGTTGTGTCAGCGGGTAGAACACGAATTTGTCGGTGTTAATTGTGGTATCATGGATCAAACTATCTCGCTGCTCGGACAGGAAAATCAGGCACTGTTTCTGGACTGCCGTTCGCTTGAACACGAACAGGTCCCACTTAACTTGGCAACGCACTGTATTGCTATTTGTAACACAAGGGTGAAACGCGAACTTGCCGCTTCTGAATACAATAAACGCCGCGCGGAATGTGAGAGAGGCGTTGCAATCCTTAAAAAATGGTTGCCCGGTATCTCTTCGCTCCGCGATATTACACTAACGGATTTCAAAAAACATGAAGAAGAACTTCCGGTGTTAACACAAAAGAGATGTCGGTATGTGATCGAAGAGAACACCCGTGTTTTAGACGCGGTTGCTGTGCTGAAAACGCGATCCCTACAAACTGCAGAAGAAACAGACAAATCGCTCATACAATTTGGTAGGTTGATGAACGCG is a window of Candidatus Poribacteria bacterium DNA encoding:
- a CDS encoding SpoIIE family protein phosphatase — translated: MAETILIVDDDLDILELLKMNLEPEGYNVRTANDGESAVQSACANPPDLILLDVMMPQKSGFEVIEELKNIEDTKNVPIILVTARGQTEDKVLGLDTGADDYITKPFDLREVTARVEAVLGRTRPIKYINPLMHAMGDKFSEEGLQQLAGHLQAAAAIQNKLLPEQAPSLEGFDIATLLQSSTSVSGDFYDFIPLSETQIGLVLGDVKGNGIPAALLMVMIRTALRLLCHEGDTPASILKRVNDLVVRDTEADLFATMVYGILDVANATFMYSNGGHCYPFHWKDTGEMEVLKTEGMLIGAFEEARFSSDVCSLSPGDILVFYTDGITEMETENIERSGQQSAVSNQQAAVGSSENLCADSRLLITDSHYGADRLADCISKNAGLSALELCDAVVNDLTLFSGSTSPHDDRALIVIKRNI
- a CDS encoding STAS domain-containing protein, whose amino-acid sequence is MNFETTIGKQNISILHIDGKILGTASDTFRKEMSEQLQTGHDKLVVNLMNVPLIDSSALGAIVVTLKSCQQSGGKLVLLSPQKAVREVLEVTKLNTVIEIYDTEEGACNAF
- a CDS encoding STAS domain-containing protein, translating into MQVNLRHKGSITILDIEGRVIGADALALKDIINQQIQIADSEGEPGEKVNLILNLERVQMMDSSGLGVLVASHTAILRNEGNIVLLNLGGNVRSLIVMAKLMTIFDCYDTEAEAIAGIIRT
- the rsmG gene encoding 16S rRNA (guanine(527)-N(7))-methyltransferase RsmG — protein: MVSDSQYEASQLVRYEHDLKETFNHYGFPLTERQVTQFNLYRTELLRWNERINLTAITDDDEIVHKHFLDSLSVLEHISLRSGDSVVDIGTGAGFPGIVLKIYMPDIRLTLIESSKKKVSFLKFIVAQLNRHQSVNAHQSGDVKILAERAEICAQQQKHIGAYDWVFTRYVAPIRDSAAYCIPLLKLTGKWVAYKSGDETIENEISNSSACLEALGGIVETVLKNPKFNRNYVVIHRGNLQ
- a CDS encoding HAMP domain-containing protein, encoding MHQTHMTEPQGIIKEPQGKLKKRSQFKVGLRGQQVVLFLLVSLMPLFAIALTIKFLGENALKESVGENLVLLAQEKLARADNAISEKIEKIQAELPNIQAAVVYSNTANDKQSVFLSVWARLEDSIRLLETYAGYKTEVTITNAFGYVLRSNNQQLDYDTTKMFPHRVQDRDWWKRAYNNGIGYPFVGDVVYDEVRGVHFLPIALPIRASTTGSGTQKKNNTVGVLRTFLFLPELTSLVQSLPELAETYTILTSSSGKIIVASPQSEYRIDSYIEMSNAAEEAIIEAKKGINGNYYDYEPDGETDTFGEPRIYGWARTRGNTQSKTLSSMEPWKVQQNFSNWIVFASRPISSAYAGVGRLNRYIFYVTIGSSCIVILIAWWAAQRIATPILKVAEAARSIGQGEFDSEITVDSDDEVGVLAEEFNEMRRNLKNAVDRLTQEEKKLTAIVDNLGEGLIVVEPTGRVIYVNPVAERLLNLANTADSENFIAVDTTNSTICWTKTLESGGNTETDKRTVDMKILSSSRREVAQHPTVFTNATSAFVVEVNIDGNRQDSLTLNSSSTLSNKSRVDSQNSRVLRIIASNFSDEHNNIVGTVYVFDDITNEHAIEKMKSEFVSLVSHELRTPLTSIIGFISLILDGKTGKINRKQHESLSRAHRQSKRLAALINDLLDISRIEAGRIEMKQERVQIDRIAKRRIEELRPQADQKAILLLFEGQPNLPPMVGDADRIGQIFINLIGNAIKFTPNSGKVTVRISKSQQNGSATDGFHVQVIDTGPGILPEDREKVFDKFRQLGSVSARKPQSGTGLGLSIAAGIVEAHGGRLWVDSGDNGCGCNFQFFMPLQKGKNG
- a CDS encoding ATP-binding protein, translated to MGERTEQVITLSLPSSMQHINLLDVVVTEILKETDFTEDIQEQVNHVVIEAGINATKHSNKEDPEKQTTFQLILAENQFNITTEDEGEESEPKETGTGQVVRLSLPSSMKHVYLLDVVVTEILKETDFMEDIQEQINLAVIEAGTNAIKHGNKENPFKKATIEFTLAEDRLEIVIEDEGDGFTRKEVADPLDPENLLKSSGRGLFLMEACMDSVTYENNGTIIKMVKYH